GGTGATGCTGTAAATTACATAAATAGCATTAAGTAATCGTTAAATTTCATTGTAAAGCTCCGTTTTCAAACGGGGCTTTCTTCTGTATTATGGACCATGAAGGTCCAAAGTACATACTGGGTTATTTGAAATTTTTATATTAAAATGTAGGTAATTTAAATGCAAGGTGGAGACTTCATGCGCAAAAACAGTAATGATAAAGAAATGAATCTAAATCGCGCAAAAGAAAATCAATTCAGGGATTTTCAAGATTTTATGGGAATCAAATTTAATAATGAAAAGTTACTTATACAAGCTTTTACTCATTCATCTTATGTGAATGAGCATCGCAGAAAGCCTTATGAAGATAACGAGAGGCTTGAATTTTTAGGGGATGCAGTACTCGAGCTTACTGTTTCTCAATTCCTATTCAAAAAATATCCAATGATGAGTGAAGGAGAGCTTACAAAATTAAGAGCTGCAATTGTCTGTGAGCCATCCCTAGTTTTATTTGCTGAAGATTTATCCTTTGGCAAATTTATCCTGCTTGGTAAAGGGGAAGAATTGACTGGTGGGAGAGAACGCCCTGCGTTACTAGCAGATGTGTTTGAAGCTTTTATTGGGGCACTTTATTTAGATATGGGGATTGAAAAAGTACTCGAGTTTCTTGAAAAAGTAATTTTTCCTAAAATCAATGCAGGTGCTTTTTCTCATGTGATGGATTTTAAGAGCCAGCTGCAAGAATTGATTCAAAGAGATGGAACGGGTGTTGTTGAATATCGTGTTCTTCAAGAAAAAGGACCTGCCCATAACAGGGAATTCATTTCTCTTGTTTCTTTAAACGACGTGGAATTAGGGATAGGAACTGGAAGATCAAAAAAAGAAGCTGAGCAACGTGCTGCTCAAATGGCATTAGATAAATTAAAAACAGAAACATCCCTTTAAACGGGTTTAATTTTAAACTAGCCCAGCCAAAGGAGGGGATGGAATGTATTTAAAACGATTGGAAGTCGTAGGTTTTAAATCTTTTGCTGAACGCATTGGAGTGGATTTTGTCCAAGGAGTAACCGCTGTGGTTGGCCCAAACGGAAGTGGTAAAAGCAATATTACAGATGCGATCCGCTGGGTTTTAGGGGAACAATCTGCCAAATCCCTTAGAGGCTCCAAAATGGAGGACATTATTTTTGCCGGTAGTGATTCGAGAAAGGCACTTAATTTTGCCGAAGTTACGTTGACACTCAATAACGAGGATCAAGGATTATCCATAGATTACAATGAAGTAAGTGTGACTAGAAGAGTGTTCCGCTCGGGGGAAAGCGACTTTTTAATCAACAAGCAACCATGCAGACTTAAGGACATTATCGATCTATTTATGGACTCTGGTCTTGGTAGAGAAGCATTTTCGATTATTAGCCAAGGAAAAGTCGAAGAAATTCTGAATAGCAAGGCTGAGGATCGAAGAACTATTTTTGAAGAGGCTGCTGGAGTATTGAAATACAAAAATCGCAAGAAAAAGGCCGAGGTTAAATTAACGGAGACACAGGATAATTTAAATCGGGTCCATGATATTTTGAGTGAACTTGAAAGTCAAGTAGAGCCTTTAAAAATTCAAGCTTCTATTGCAAAAGATTATTTAGAAAAAAAAGATGAACTTGAAAATTTTGAAGTATCTTTAACTGTTTTCGAAATTGAAGACCTTCATCAAAAGTGGGAAAAACTTTCTGAATTAATAGAGGAACACAAGAAGGAAGAAATGAAGCTTTCGACAGAGCTTCAAAAGCGAGAAGCAAAAATAGAAGAAACAAGAGATCATATGACGGCTTTGGATGAATCAATTAGTGATCTACAAAATGTGCTTCTCCATGCAAGCGAAGAACTCGAAAAGCTCGAAGGCAGAAAAGAAGTTTTGAAAGAACGTAAGAAAAATGCCTCTCAAAATAAAGGACAACTAGAAGAAAGCATCCAAGAATTGACCAAAAAGGTCGCAATTCTAATAGGTCAACGGGATACCCAAGTCGAATCTATAAAGATACTTTCAGAACAGGTCAAAATTTTGCAGTCCGAGTTAAAAGCAAAACAAGAAAAAATTCAATTATTCTCGGGAAATATTGATGATAAAATCGAATCCTTAAAAAGTGAATATATCGAGTTATTAAATAATCAGGCCGCTGTAAAAAATGAACGAAAATATATCGAACAACAACTTGAACAGCAGGAAAGAAAGAATATCCGGCTTGACGAGGAAAATGTTAAATTTATATCTGGCCGAAAAGAAGCCGAAACTAAAAAAGTTACGATTCTGTCGACACTAGAAGATATTCAAAAGAGTCTTGACCAACAAGTGCGTACTTATAGGGAAAATCAGAAGAAGCTTGAAGCCTTAAAAAATACTTACCAAAAGCAAGAGAAAACCTTATACCAAGCATACCAATTTCTTCAACAGGCGAAATCACGAAAAGAAATGTTGGAGGAACTTGAAGAAGACTTCTCAGGGTTCTTCCAAGGAGTAAAGGAAATTCTCAAGGCCCGCGGCAAGAAGTTGAACGGAATTGAAGGGGCTGTTGCAGAGCTTGTGCAGGTTCCAAAAGAATATGAAACAGCCATCGAGATAGCTCTTGGCGGGGCACTGCAACATATTGTCGTCGATACAGATGAGAATGCTCGAAAAGCAATCCAATATCTCAAACAAAATTCTTTTGGGCGGGCAACATTTTTGCCACTTACTGTTATAAAGGGGAGACCTCTATCCTCGTCGCAGCTGTTTTCGATTCAAAACCACCCATCTTTTATCGGCACTGCTGCTAGTCTAGTTGGGTATGAGCAAAAGTATGCAGAAATCTTAAATAATCTGCTTGGAAATGTAGTTGTTTCGAGAGACCTAAAAGGCGCTAATGAGTTGGCAAAAATACTTCAGTACCGCTGTCGCTTGGTCACTTTGGGCGGAGATGTCGTGAATCCTGGGGGATCGATGACTGGTGGAGCTATCAAGCAAAAGTCTTCATCTCTTTTAAGTCGCAAAGGGGAGCTTGATGATTTAAAAATAAAGCTTTCCACTATGGAAGAACAAACGGTTAAATTAGAAGGTCAAGTGAAGACGTTAAAAGAAGATATTTCTAATCTAGAAAAACAGCTTGAATTGGTTCGGAATGATGGAGAAGAATTAAGGCTTAAGGAACAGACTGTAAAAGGGGATCTACGAGAAGCGGAATTTGAGGAAAAAAATCATAATGAACGCCTATCAATGTATGACCTGGAAAAAACACAGTTTGAGGACGAGAAAAAAATGTTACAAGGAAGGCAAACAGAATTAGAGAAGTTAATGATTACTTATACGGAGGATATTGGCTCTCTTGATCTGCTGATTGCTAAACTTACTGAGCAAAAAACGCATGACTTAACTTCTAAGGAAGTACTTTCAACAGAAATTAATGATTTAAAAGTAGAATTTGCTGCAAAAAATGAACAATTTATACATGCAAAAGAACGTTTTGCCCTGCTTAAAGAAGATCTTGAGGAAAGTGAGCAAAAACTTACAAATCATAAAGAGGATCTACATCTGTTAACTTCTGAAATGACAAATAGTTCATCTGGTGAGGAACAGTTGGAAGCAGCAGCGCGCACAAAACAGCAAGATAAGGATGAAACAATTAAATTCATTTCATCGAGAAGGCAGGAAAGATTGCAGCTCCAATCAGCACTTGAAGATTCTGAACTTGAAGCAAAAGAATTCAGAAGGCGTCATAAAGGGTTGGTTGAGGTTCTAAAAGATGAGGAAGTAAAAATTAATCGGTTAGATGTTGAACTTGAAAACCGGCTCACCCATTTAAGGGAAAATTATTTATTATCATTTGATGGGGCTAAGCAACAATATCCTCTGATGATCCCAATCGAGGAAGCCCGAAAAAAGGTCAAGTTAATTAAATTGGCAATTGATGAGCTAGGAAATGTCAATCTTGGTGCGATTGAGGAATATGATCGCGTTTCTGAACGATATGAATTTTTGCTAGAGCAAAAGAACGACCTTCAGGAAGCAAAAAATACTCTCTTTCAAGTTATCGATGAGATGGATACTGAAATGAAAAAGCGCTTCGAACAAACCTTTGATGGGATCCGCGCCCATTTTGAACCTGTTTTCTGTGCTTTATTTGGCGGAGGAAGAGCAGATTTAAAATTAACAGATCCTAAAGATATATTAAATACAGGAGTCGAAATTGTTGCTCAGCCTCCTGGAAAGAAACTTCAAAATTTAGGGCTTTTATCAGGTGGAGAACGTGCATTGACAGCTATTGCTTTACTGTTTGCTATTCTAAAAGTGCGCCCAGTTCCTTTCTGTATCCTTGATGAAGTGGAAGCAGCTCTTGATGAAGCAAATGTCTTCCGATTCAGCCAATATTTAAAAAAATACAGTGCAGAAACACAGTTCATCGTTATCACGCACCGTAAAGGTACAATGGAGGAAGCCGATGTCCTATATGGTGTAACCATGCAGGAATCTGGTGTCTCTAAGCTTGTATCTGTTCGGTTACAAGATACCAAAGAGCTTGTTGAATCTTAATTTAGGGAAGTGACAATATGAGCTTTTTTAAGAAACTTAAAGAAAAAATCACAAGACAAACTGATTCCGTAACTGAAAAATTTAAGGAGGGTCTAACTAAAACCCGTAATAATTTTTCAGGTAAAATGAATGACCTTGTAGCAAGATACCGCAAAATTGATGAAGACTTTTTTGAAGAGTTGGAAGAAATTCTTATTCAAGCAGATGTGGGCTTTGATACGGTCATGAAATTAATTGATGAATTGAAACTCGAAGTAAAGCGCCGTAATATTCAAGATCCGCAAGAAGTACAGGCTGTGATTTCTGAAAAACTGATTGAGATTTACAATGGTGGCGAGGAAGAATCTACCCAATTGAATATCCAAGAACAAGGGCTAACGGTTATTTTATTTGTCGGTGTAAATGGCGTGGGTAAAACGACCACAATTGGCAAACTTGCCCATAAGTTTAAAACAGAAGGAAAGTCTGTTCTATTAGCAGCAGGAGATACGTTTCGTGCAGGTGCCATAGAACAGCTTGAGGTATGGGGCGATAGAGTTGGAGTGGATGTAATAAAACAATCTGGAGGCTCGGATCCTGCCGCAGTTATGTTTGATGCTCTTCAGGCTGCAAAATCCCGTAATGTGGATATTTTATTATGTGATACCGCGGGGCGTTTGCAAAATAAAGTAAACTTAATGAAAGAGCTTGAAAAGGTTAAACGTGTAATCGAACGGGAAATTCCGGATGCACCACATGAAGTGCTTTTGGTTCTTGATGCAACAACTGGTCAAAATGCACTCATACAGGCAAAAACGTTTAAAGAAGCAACAAATGTTAGTGGGATTGTTTTGTCAAAGCTAGATGGAACAGCTAAAGGTGGAATTGTTCTTGCCATTCGTAATGAATTGAAAATCCCTGTTAAATTTGTAGGACTTGGTGAAAAGATGGATGATTTACAGGAATTTGATGCAGAAAAATATGTGTACGGATTATTTGCTGACCAAGTGGAAACGTCAGAGTAGAATGTTTAGTAATACTGTACCGCCCAAGTAATTCCGTTTTTTACGGAGAAATAGTAGAAATAGCATAAAAATTCAAGACCAAATCATATATCGATTTGGTAAGATTGTCGAGAAAGGGTATTTTTCTCGGCAATTTTTTTGTCTTAATCTAAATTACCGATTTTTTATTCATTTATTGTCTCTGCTAACTGGCCCGTTGATTTCCGCTCCGGGCACTTGCTTTCCGCGGGGAGGGATGGGAGCCTCCTCGGCGTACCGCCTGTGGGGTCTCCCATTCCCTCAAATCCCGCAGGAGTCAAGTGCCCTCCGCTCCAATCAACTCAGGTAGAAAAAGTAGGAAAATCTGAAATCATCCTTTGTAAATGTACAACGCTTACAACTTGTAGATGTAAAATTCCATTAAATAAGAAGGCTTGTCCTTACTCTGGTAAAAATAAGCGGAGATTTTCCGGTTAGATGCAGAATGGAGCTCATTTCGGGGTAAATAAGCGGAGTTTTTCCGGTTATGCAAAGAAAAATCCCCCATTTTTGAGGTTTTCAAGTCAATAGGCGGAATTTCTCCTTCTATTTGATCTATTTTTGATCTAATTTAGCAATTAAGCAGAATTTTTCCGTCTATTCATGCTCATTGATTTCCTTTGATTCCCTTTAAACGCCTTAAATCAAATGGATTTTGACCAATTTGAAGGTATCGTTGAAGTTGACAAGACCTATTTCTTGTACTCTCAAAAAGGGCAACATGGCATTACAAAACGAAAGCGTCGAAAACGTGGAGGAAAATCCAAACACAGAGGAATCAGCCACAAAAAAGAATATGTTCTTGTCGCGAGAGACCGTACAAAAGCAACTGTCTCCAAAATAACTAAACAATTACCTTGCTTGGTTCTTGTTTATAGATAGTCGCAGTACCGAAAGCACAAAGTAACATATTAAAGAACTTCTACTAACATCATTTGTATTTGAAATGATAGAAACTTATGATAGTTTGCGGTTGGCGAAATTCAACATTTAACTGATTAGTTGTTAGTTATTTCAAATCCTGTTAAATTATACAAATCATTTTGTTGTATAATTAAAATATAAGGGAGGGCTGTGAATGAGAGTTATATTAGAATTAATACGAATCATTTTGATATTTGGTTTTTTTGAGAGTTTATTTTATATCGTTCTAAACAATATGTACAAATCATTAGGCGTAACCCAATATGAATGGTTTGGTTATTTAGGTATTTTGTTATTGTTGTTTATTATTTACAGGAATAAATGGCAATTTACAGGTTTCTACAATGGAAAAGGAAACGTAAAGCTACCCCCAAAAGTTACTAATTTTTTAGCATCCTTCTCTGTACTACTATTAATTTTCCCTCCCATTATCAATTTCTTCTTAAGTTAAATCAATAAAGTCAGGGTAAACCTACTTTTAGAGGGTTTACCAAAATTTTTGTAGAAAAAACAACATTAAAATTTAACAGAGCCATTGAAAAAAAAGAAAGTTTTTCAGTGCCCTCGCTTTAGCGCCTGTGGAGGCTCCCATCCCTCCCTGCGGAAAGCAAGTGCCCGGAGCGGAAATCAACGGGCAAAGATGTGGTATGAAAACAACCATTTATGTCCAAAGATACTTAAAAAAATGATTGAGATCCTGCATTATTTAGAACCATGAGTTAATGATATTGGAGTGACAATTAGTATAAAATCAAATGTGGAATAAATAGTAATCTATGGAAATAGTAAAAGGTGGAATTTCGATTTAACTCATGTAAAGGTATTATCTTGACATACAGAGAACTACTGTGTAAACTTGCATTTGTAAAGGCTTTTCACTTAACAAGGAGGGATAAGCATGCTTGAGAAGACAACGCGAATGAATTACCTCTATGATTTTTATCAGTCGTTGTTAACCCCAAAACAGCAAAGCTACATGTCTCTCTATTATTTAGATGATTACTCGCTCGGAGAAATTGCCGAGGAATATGATGTAAGTCGCCAGGCCGTTTATGATAATATCAAGCGTACTGGAGCAATGCTCGAGGAGTATGAAGAAAAGCTACTATTGTTTCAAAAATTTCAAGAGCGTTCCAAACTGTTAACACATGTTAAAGAATTGCTTAAAGAGGAAACCGTTTCAGAGCAGTCATTGTTAGAAGCAGTGATCGAGCTTGAAAAATTAGATTAGGAGGCGGCATGCATGGCATTTGAAGGATTAGCCGACCGACTGCAGAATACGATTCAAAAGATCCGTGGAAAAGGTAAGGTTTCCGAAGCGGATGTTAAAGAAATGATGAGAGACGTTCGTCTTGCGCTTTTAGAGGCTGACGTAAACTTCAAAGTTGTTAAAGATTTTGTCAAAAAGGTTAGTGAACGTGCGGTAGGACAAGAGGTTCTGAAAAGTTTAACTCCTGGTCAGCAAATCATTAAAATTGTTAATGAAGAATTGACTGCACTAATGGGTGGAGAACAAAGTAAGATTGCTGTCGCCAGCCGCCCCCCGACCGTTATCATGATGGTTGGTTTACAAGGTGCCGGAAAAACAACTACAACCGGAAAACTATCCAATTTGCTTCGAAAGAAATATAATCGCCAGCCTTTGCTTGTTGCTGCTGATATTTACCGCCCTGCGGCTATTAAACAGTTAGAAACTCTTGGTAAGCAATTAAGTTTGCCTGTGTTCTCTCTTGGAGACAAGGTGAGTCCAGTTGAGATTGCGAAACAGGCAATCGTAAAAGCGAGGGAAGAGCATCATGATTATGTTCTTATCGATACAGCAGGCCGTTTGCATGTAGACGAAGTGTTAATGAACGAGCTGAAGGATATTAAAGAGATTACAAAACCGGATGAAATTTTCCTTGTTGTTGATGCAATGACAGGGCAAGATGCGGTAAATGTAGCCTCGAGCTTTAATGAGATTCTTGGCTTAACGGGTGTTATTTTAACAAAACTTGATGGTGATACTCGTGGTGGGGCAGCTTTATCCATAAGAGCTGTAACAAACACGCCAATTAAATTTGTTGGTTTAGGCGAAAAATTGGATGCACTAGAACCATTTCATCCTGAACGGATGGCCTCGAGAATTCTAGGTATGGGTGATGTGCTTACTCTTATCGAAAAAGCACAAGCGAATGTAGATGAAGCGAAAGCAAAAGAGCTAGAACAGAAAATGCGAACTGCAACGTTTACGCTTGATGATTTCCTTGACCAACTTGGACAGGTTCGCAATTTAGGACCGCTTGATGAGATTTTGAAAATGATGCCAGGGGCAAACAAAATGAAGGGTTTGAATAACCTTCAGGTTGATGAAAAGCAAATTGGTCATGTTGAAGCCATAATCAGGTCGATGACAAAGGCAGAAAAAGAACATCCTGAAATCATGAATTCAAACCGAAAAAGGCGAATTGCAAAAGGAAGCGGAAGGACTGTTCCTGAAGTAAACCGTTTGTTGAAACAATTCGAAGATATGAAAAAAATGATGAAACAAATGACTGGCATGCAGCAAAAGGGAAAGAAAAAAGGTGGATTCAAGCTACCTTTTAAACCGTTCTAAAGGTAGTATTTTTTATCCGTCAAGAAAAAACACTTTACAAACCTTTTAGCTTTTGGTATTATTCTATCTTGTGTGAAACTATTCGGAGGTGCTTATTTAAAATGGCAGTAAAAATTCGTTTAAAACGTATGGGAGCTAAAAAAACTCCTTTCTATCGTATTGTAGTAGCAGATTCTCGTTCACCACGTGATGGACGTTACATTGAGATCGTTGGAACTTACAATCCAGTTACTCAACCAGCTAAAGTTGAAATCAACGAAGAGCTAGTTCTTAAGTGGATGCAAGATGGTGCAAAACCATCTGATACAGTTCGTAATTTATTCTCAAGCCAAGGCATCATGGAAAAATTCCATAATGCAAAACTTGGTAAGTAATAAAATCGATAATGAAACAATTAATCGAGACGATTGTCAAACCCCTAGTTGATTTTCCGGAAGACGTTCATATAAATGTCATCGAAGAAGATGGGCGTGTAACCTATCAGCTTTCTGTCAACAAGACGGACATGGGAAAAGTTATTGGAAAGCAGGGGCGCGTTGCAAAAGCGATCAGAACTGTTGTTTATGCAGCAGGATCATCACAACAGAAAAAGCTTTTTTTAGAAATCGGTGAATAGCTTTTTGCATCATGATGAAGGGAGG
The Neobacillus sp. PS3-40 genome window above contains:
- the smc gene encoding chromosome segregation protein SMC, which encodes MYLKRLEVVGFKSFAERIGVDFVQGVTAVVGPNGSGKSNITDAIRWVLGEQSAKSLRGSKMEDIIFAGSDSRKALNFAEVTLTLNNEDQGLSIDYNEVSVTRRVFRSGESDFLINKQPCRLKDIIDLFMDSGLGREAFSIISQGKVEEILNSKAEDRRTIFEEAAGVLKYKNRKKKAEVKLTETQDNLNRVHDILSELESQVEPLKIQASIAKDYLEKKDELENFEVSLTVFEIEDLHQKWEKLSELIEEHKKEEMKLSTELQKREAKIEETRDHMTALDESISDLQNVLLHASEELEKLEGRKEVLKERKKNASQNKGQLEESIQELTKKVAILIGQRDTQVESIKILSEQVKILQSELKAKQEKIQLFSGNIDDKIESLKSEYIELLNNQAAVKNERKYIEQQLEQQERKNIRLDEENVKFISGRKEAETKKVTILSTLEDIQKSLDQQVRTYRENQKKLEALKNTYQKQEKTLYQAYQFLQQAKSRKEMLEELEEDFSGFFQGVKEILKARGKKLNGIEGAVAELVQVPKEYETAIEIALGGALQHIVVDTDENARKAIQYLKQNSFGRATFLPLTVIKGRPLSSSQLFSIQNHPSFIGTAASLVGYEQKYAEILNNLLGNVVVSRDLKGANELAKILQYRCRLVTLGGDVVNPGGSMTGGAIKQKSSSLLSRKGELDDLKIKLSTMEEQTVKLEGQVKTLKEDISNLEKQLELVRNDGEELRLKEQTVKGDLREAEFEEKNHNERLSMYDLEKTQFEDEKKMLQGRQTELEKLMITYTEDIGSLDLLIAKLTEQKTHDLTSKEVLSTEINDLKVEFAAKNEQFIHAKERFALLKEDLEESEQKLTNHKEDLHLLTSEMTNSSSGEEQLEAAARTKQQDKDETIKFISSRRQERLQLQSALEDSELEAKEFRRRHKGLVEVLKDEEVKINRLDVELENRLTHLRENYLLSFDGAKQQYPLMIPIEEARKKVKLIKLAIDELGNVNLGAIEEYDRVSERYEFLLEQKNDLQEAKNTLFQVIDEMDTEMKKRFEQTFDGIRAHFEPVFCALFGGGRADLKLTDPKDILNTGVEIVAQPPGKKLQNLGLLSGGERALTAIALLFAILKVRPVPFCILDEVEAALDEANVFRFSQYLKKYSAETQFIVITHRKGTMEEADVLYGVTMQESGVSKLVSVRLQDTKELVES
- the ffh gene encoding signal recognition particle protein; amino-acid sequence: MAFEGLADRLQNTIQKIRGKGKVSEADVKEMMRDVRLALLEADVNFKVVKDFVKKVSERAVGQEVLKSLTPGQQIIKIVNEELTALMGGEQSKIAVASRPPTVIMMVGLQGAGKTTTTGKLSNLLRKKYNRQPLLVAADIYRPAAIKQLETLGKQLSLPVFSLGDKVSPVEIAKQAIVKAREEHHDYVLIDTAGRLHVDEVLMNELKDIKEITKPDEIFLVVDAMTGQDAVNVASSFNEILGLTGVILTKLDGDTRGGAALSIRAVTNTPIKFVGLGEKLDALEPFHPERMASRILGMGDVLTLIEKAQANVDEAKAKELEQKMRTATFTLDDFLDQLGQVRNLGPLDEILKMMPGANKMKGLNNLQVDEKQIGHVEAIIRSMTKAEKEHPEIMNSNRKRRIAKGSGRTVPEVNRLLKQFEDMKKMMKQMTGMQQKGKKKGGFKLPFKPF
- a CDS encoding KH domain-containing protein; translation: MKQLIETIVKPLVDFPEDVHINVIEEDGRVTYQLSVNKTDMGKVIGKQGRVAKAIRTVVYAAGSSQQKKLFLEIGE
- the rnc gene encoding ribonuclease III is translated as MRKNSNDKEMNLNRAKENQFRDFQDFMGIKFNNEKLLIQAFTHSSYVNEHRRKPYEDNERLEFLGDAVLELTVSQFLFKKYPMMSEGELTKLRAAIVCEPSLVLFAEDLSFGKFILLGKGEELTGGRERPALLADVFEAFIGALYLDMGIEKVLEFLEKVIFPKINAGAFSHVMDFKSQLQELIQRDGTGVVEYRVLQEKGPAHNREFISLVSLNDVELGIGTGRSKKEAEQRAAQMALDKLKTETSL
- the rpsP gene encoding 30S ribosomal protein S16, whose amino-acid sequence is MAVKIRLKRMGAKKTPFYRIVVADSRSPRDGRYIEIVGTYNPVTQPAKVEINEELVLKWMQDGAKPSDTVRNLFSSQGIMEKFHNAKLGK
- a CDS encoding putative DNA-binding protein, with amino-acid sequence MLEKTTRMNYLYDFYQSLLTPKQQSYMSLYYLDDYSLGEIAEEYDVSRQAVYDNIKRTGAMLEEYEEKLLLFQKFQERSKLLTHVKELLKEETVSEQSLLEAVIELEKLD
- the ftsY gene encoding signal recognition particle-docking protein FtsY, with translation MSFFKKLKEKITRQTDSVTEKFKEGLTKTRNNFSGKMNDLVARYRKIDEDFFEELEEILIQADVGFDTVMKLIDELKLEVKRRNIQDPQEVQAVISEKLIEIYNGGEEESTQLNIQEQGLTVILFVGVNGVGKTTTIGKLAHKFKTEGKSVLLAAGDTFRAGAIEQLEVWGDRVGVDVIKQSGGSDPAAVMFDALQAAKSRNVDILLCDTAGRLQNKVNLMKELEKVKRVIEREIPDAPHEVLLVLDATTGQNALIQAKTFKEATNVSGIVLSKLDGTAKGGIVLAIRNELKIPVKFVGLGEKMDDLQEFDAEKYVYGLFADQVETSE